Proteins encoded in a region of the Photobacterium angustum genome:
- the fre gene encoding NAD(P)H-flavin reductase yields the protein MSIQCLVKSVQPLAANTYRILLQPEQAIDFKAGQYLLAVMGEKDKRPFSIASSPCREGELELHIGAAEQNAYALEVVEAMKAALDCNEPVVIDAAHGNAWLRHESERPLLMIAGGTGFSYIRSMLDNCISRGLTQPIFVYWGGRSIDQLYANDEMQALAEKHGNITYVPVVEEALDNWQGKVGNVLDAVAEDFVCLSAYDIYVCGRFEMAGAARERFCSDKNAQREHMFADAFAFI from the coding sequence ATGTCTATCCAGTGTTTAGTAAAGTCAGTACAACCATTAGCCGCAAATACTTATCGTATATTGCTACAGCCTGAGCAGGCAATTGATTTTAAAGCCGGACAATACTTACTTGCTGTAATGGGTGAGAAAGATAAACGTCCTTTTTCAATTGCGAGCAGCCCTTGCCGAGAAGGTGAATTAGAGCTGCATATTGGCGCGGCAGAGCAAAATGCTTACGCACTAGAAGTTGTTGAAGCGATGAAAGCAGCATTAGACTGTAATGAGCCTGTGGTGATTGATGCTGCACATGGTAATGCATGGCTACGTCACGAAAGTGAGCGTCCACTACTGATGATTGCTGGTGGTACGGGCTTTTCTTATATCCGTAGCATGCTAGATAATTGCATTAGCCGTGGTTTAACCCAGCCTATTTTTGTGTACTGGGGTGGACGCAGTATTGACCAACTGTATGCCAACGATGAAATGCAGGCGTTAGCTGAAAAACATGGCAATATTACTTATGTGCCAGTGGTAGAAGAAGCACTGGATAACTGGCAAGGCAAAGTAGGTAACGTTTTAGATGCTGTTGCTGAAGACTTTGTTTGTTTATCTGCGTATGACATTTATGTTTGTGGGCGTTTTGAAATGGCAGGTGCTGCCCGTGAGCGTTTCTGCAGTGATAA
- a CDS encoding 2Fe-2S iron-sulfur cluster-binding protein, giving the protein MMYQVRLLPHNITFTASTQQTVLQAALDAGIAFPNRCQVGACAMCMCRKTSGEVSYQLEPMLTENEQAEGWIFTCQAMAESDLVLTLD; this is encoded by the coding sequence ATTATGTACCAAGTACGCCTGTTGCCACATAACATCACCTTTACTGCGTCAACGCAGCAAACGGTATTACAAGCAGCGCTCGACGCAGGCATCGCTTTCCCCAATCGTTGTCAGGTAGGAGCATGTGCTATGTGCATGTGCCGCAAAACATCCGGCGAAGTGAGTTATCAGTTAGAGCCTATGCTCACAGAAAACGAACAAGCTGAAGGATGGATTTTTACCTGTCAAGCGATGGCAGAAAGCGACTTGGTGTTAACGTTAGACTAG
- the ubiD gene encoding 4-hydroxy-3-polyprenylbenzoate decarboxylase, which yields MKFKDLRDFIAYLEQNGQLKRIKQAVDPDQEITEISDRTLRAGGPALLFENPIGYDMPVLANLFGTPQRVAMGMGRSEVKELREVGKLLAYLKEPEPPRGFREALDKLPAFKQVLNMPVKRLRNAPCQEIVWQGDDVDLDKIPVMSCWPDDVAPLLTWGLTITKGPHKKRQNLGIYRQQKIAKNKIIMRWLAHRGGALDLRDWIETHPGEKFPITVAFGADPATVLGAVTPIPDTLSEYAFAGLLRGRRTEVVKSLTNDLDVPASAEIVMEGYIDPEEFADEGPYGDHTGYYNEKERHHVFTITHITMRNDPIYHSTYTGRPPDEPAVLGVALNEVFVPILQKQFPEITDFYLPPEGCSYRMAVVTMKKQYPGHAKRVMMGVWSFLRQFMYTKYVIVCDESVDARNWDSVVEAMTTHMEPVRDTLFIDNTPIDSLDFASPVVGLGSKMGLDATVKWDAELASTPSVVSTLDKSFDIEAGIANLRQQFPEIVDIYLPPAAVDNQMVLVSITNTESGQAQRVMTGLWGFMAQFTDAKFVILCDQDVNVRDWNDVIWAITTRMDPSRDTVLIEAQLNALSGSASSQTTHQGSKLGFDATNKWPDAIKREWGNPITKNPDVVARVDAIWPQLGIEI from the coding sequence ATGAAATTCAAGGATCTGCGAGACTTCATCGCCTATTTAGAACAGAACGGGCAGTTGAAGCGAATTAAGCAGGCTGTCGATCCAGATCAGGAAATAACGGAAATTAGCGACCGCACCTTACGTGCTGGTGGCCCCGCGTTATTATTTGAAAATCCTATTGGCTACGATATGCCGGTACTGGCTAATTTATTTGGTACCCCACAACGAGTGGCGATGGGGATGGGGCGCTCTGAAGTTAAAGAATTGCGTGAAGTCGGTAAGTTGTTGGCATATTTAAAAGAGCCTGAGCCGCCACGTGGTTTTCGTGAAGCGTTAGATAAATTACCGGCGTTTAAGCAAGTGCTTAATATGCCAGTGAAGCGTCTGCGCAATGCACCGTGCCAAGAGATTGTGTGGCAAGGTGATGACGTTGATTTAGATAAAATCCCTGTGATGAGCTGTTGGCCTGATGATGTTGCACCATTGCTTACGTGGGGATTAACTATCACCAAAGGGCCACATAAAAAACGCCAAAACTTAGGTATTTATCGCCAGCAAAAAATTGCTAAAAATAAAATCATCATGCGTTGGCTTGCTCATCGTGGTGGCGCGCTTGATTTACGAGATTGGATAGAAACCCATCCCGGTGAAAAATTCCCAATCACTGTTGCTTTTGGTGCTGATCCTGCAACCGTGCTTGGCGCGGTAACGCCTATTCCTGATACATTATCGGAATATGCCTTTGCAGGCCTACTGCGTGGTCGTCGAACAGAAGTAGTCAAGAGCCTAACCAATGATTTAGATGTGCCAGCGAGCGCAGAAATTGTGATGGAAGGTTATATTGATCCCGAAGAGTTTGCCGATGAAGGTCCTTATGGCGATCATACGGGTTACTATAACGAGAAAGAGCGTCATCACGTCTTTACCATCACGCATATCACAATGCGTAACGATCCTATCTACCACAGCACTTACACTGGTCGTCCGCCAGATGAGCCTGCGGTATTGGGTGTGGCACTTAATGAAGTCTTTGTGCCTATTTTGCAAAAGCAATTTCCTGAAATCACTGACTTTTACCTGCCGCCAGAAGGATGTTCATACCGCATGGCTGTAGTGACGATGAAGAAGCAATATCCAGGTCACGCCAAACGAGTGATGATGGGAGTGTGGTCTTTCCTGCGTCAGTTCATGTATACCAAATATGTCATTGTGTGTGACGAGAGTGTCGATGCGCGTAATTGGGATAGTGTGGTAGAAGCCATGACAACCCATATGGAACCAGTACGTGACACGTTATTTATTGATAACACGCCGATTGATTCCTTAGATTTTGCCTCTCCAGTGGTAGGTCTTGGCTCTAAGATGGGCTTAGATGCGACGGTGAAGTGGGACGCTGAACTGGCAAGTACACCAAGTGTTGTCAGCACATTAGATAAGAGCTTTGATATTGAAGCCGGTATTGCCAACTTACGCCAGCAATTTCCTGAAATCGTTGATATCTATTTACCGCCAGCAGCGGTTGATAACCAAATGGTTTTAGTCAGCATCACCAACACGGAATCTGGACAAGCACAGCGTGTGATGACTGGTCTTTGGGGCTTTATGGCGCAGTTTACTGATGCAAAATTTGTCATCTTGTGTGATCAAGACGTCAACGTCCGTGATTGGAATGATGTTATTTGGGCGATCACTACACGTATGGATCCAAGCCGTGATACGGTATTGATAGAAGCACAATTAAATGCGCTATCAGGTAGTGCATCATCGCAAACTACGCACCAAGGAAGCAAACTTGGGTTTGATGCGACCAATAAATGGCCTGATGCGATTAAACGTGAGTGGGGCAACCCAATCACTAAAAACCCAGATGTTGTTGCACGTGTTGATGCAATATGGCCACAACTAGGGATCGAGATCTAA